Proteins encoded within one genomic window of Solenopsis invicta isolate M01_SB chromosome 10, UNIL_Sinv_3.0, whole genome shotgun sequence:
- the LOC105197812 gene encoding carbonic anhydrase-related protein 10 → MAPFSSVFLGVWGVFVVILIKESTPVSWEEWWTYDGISGPAFWGLINPEWWLCNKGRRQSPVNLEPTQLLFDPNLQPLHLDKHRINGVLANTGHSVVFAVENDTRHPVNISGGPLSYRYQFHEIHLHFGADDRIGSEHTVDGHAFPAELQIFGFNSQLYNNFSDALHRAQGIVAVSLLLQVGDLSNPELRTFTQQLDKIKYGGQAMEIKRFGVRELLPDTKHYMTYDGSTTMPACHETTTWIILNKPIYITKQQLHALRQLMQGDEKQPNAPLANNFRPPQPLHHRPVRTNIDFNVQGPKNCPTMNRDIYYKANSWK, encoded by the exons ATGGCCCCCTTCAGTTCCGTCTTCCTGGGTGTCTGGGGAGTGTTCGTTGTCATTTTGATAAAAG AATCGACACCCGTTAGCTGGGAGGAATGGTGGACATACGACGGTATTTCTG GTCCTGCCTTCTGGGGTCTCATCAACCCGGAATGGTGGCTCTGTAACAAAGGTCGAAGACAATCACCAGTTAATCTCGAGCCTACTCAACTGCTTTTCGACCCAAATTTACAACCGCTTCATCTGGACAAGCACAGAATCAACGGCGTACTGGCAAACACCGGTCACAGCGTCGTGTTCGCTGTGGAGAACGACACTCGCCATCCCGTCAACATCTCCGGCGGTCCGCTCAGTTATCGTTATCAGTTTCACGAGATTCACCTGCACTTTGGCGCGGACGATCGAATCGGCAGTGAACACACAGTCGACGGACACGCATTCCCTGCCGAG CTTCAGATATTCGGCTTCAACTCGCAACTCTACAACAACTTCTCGGACGCCCTGCACAGGGCGCAGGGGATCGTGGCGGTGTCGCTTCTTTTGCAG GTGGGCGACCTCTCGAACCCGGAGCTGAGAACGTTCACGCAGCAGCTGGATAAAATCAAATACGGAG GGCAGGCCATGGAAATTAAACGTTTCGGGGTGCGCGAACTTCTGCCGGACACGAAGCATTACATGACGTACGACGGCTCCACCACGATGCCGGCGTGTCACGAGACCACCACATGGATCATCCTCAACAAGCCTATATACATCACCAAGCAGCAG CTACACGCTTTGAGACAGTTAATGCAAGGGGACGAAAAGCAGCCAAACGCACCGCTTGCGAATAACTTCAGACCACCGCAACCCCTTCATCATCGTCCCGTTCGGACAAACATTGATTTCAATGTTCAG GGTCCGAAGAATTGTCCGACGATGAACAGGGACATATATTACAAAG CCAATAGCTGGAAATAA
- the LOC105197824 gene encoding uncharacterized LOC105197824 precursor: MQDNRFFIFVILLAFSTSLNQGQKLKINDRRSAGLVAYPRIGRKSDLFPRLGRTFGIIQKPRVGRSDDSSLGDLNRLHDLPADTDIEFYITRDMEPDVLLNFDYEDYADKPIAFKHADKIQKDDSWLMPDHVRGYKDPRFAQKIDDLRSYYSILRGSRNSQGQGGYTPRLGRESEHDAANFP; the protein is encoded by the exons ATGCAGGACAACCGGTTTTTTATCTTCGTGATCCTTCTGGCATTTTCTACATCTCTTAATC AGggtcaaaaattgaaaatcaacGATAGACGATCTGCTGGATTGGTGGCGTATCCAAGAATCGGTCGAAAATCGGATTTGTTTCCTAGACTGGGACGTACTTTCGGAATAATACAGAAGCCCCGAGTCGGACGATCCGATGATTCGAGCTTGGGTGATTTGAATCGCTTGCACGATTTACCGGCCGATACTGATATCGAGTTCTACATTACACGCGATATGGAGCCTGACGTTCTCttaaattttgattatgaaG ACTATGCAGACAAACCGATAGCATTTAAACATGCTGACAAAATTCAGAAAGACGATTCCTGGTTAATGCCCGACCATGTACGCGGATACAAGGACCCTCGTTTTGCACAAAAAATCGACGATCTTCGATCGTACTATTCTATTTTGAGAG GTTCTCGAAATAGTCAAGGTCAAGGAGGGTACACTCCAAGACTAGGTCGCGAGAGTGAGCACGACGCTGCGAATTTCCCGTAA
- the LOC105197824 gene encoding uncharacterized LOC105197824 isoform X1 has product MQDNRFFIFVILLAFSTSLNLARCSVGQNYEPTREGQKLKINDRRSAGLVAYPRIGRKSDLFPRLGRTFGIIQKPRVGRSDDSSLGDLNRLHDLPADTDIEFYITRDMEPDVLLNFDYEDYADKPIAFKHADKIQKDDSWLMPDHVRGYKDPRFAQKIDDLRSYYSILRGSRNSQGQGGYTPRLGRESEHDAANFP; this is encoded by the exons ATGCAGGACAACCGGTTTTTTATCTTCGTGATCCTTCTGGCATTTTCTACATCTCTTAATC TTGCCAGATGCTCGGTCGGCCAGAACTACGAACCCACTAGAG AGggtcaaaaattgaaaatcaacGATAGACGATCTGCTGGATTGGTGGCGTATCCAAGAATCGGTCGAAAATCGGATTTGTTTCCTAGACTGGGACGTACTTTCGGAATAATACAGAAGCCCCGAGTCGGACGATCCGATGATTCGAGCTTGGGTGATTTGAATCGCTTGCACGATTTACCGGCCGATACTGATATCGAGTTCTACATTACACGCGATATGGAGCCTGACGTTCTCttaaattttgattatgaaG ACTATGCAGACAAACCGATAGCATTTAAACATGCTGACAAAATTCAGAAAGACGATTCCTGGTTAATGCCCGACCATGTACGCGGATACAAGGACCCTCGTTTTGCACAAAAAATCGACGATCTTCGATCGTACTATTCTATTTTGAGAG GTTCTCGAAATAGTCAAGGTCAAGGAGGGTACACTCCAAGACTAGGTCGCGAGAGTGAGCACGACGCTGCGAATTTCCCGTAA
- the LOC105197816 gene encoding leucine-rich repeat-containing protein 24 has translation MLVTRPHPLGGRILLALFLLTGCFALLSRAAAFPDWTDCPAVCRCKWTSGKKSALCPDAGLTSLPASLDPDMQVLDLSGNKIPALQAEIFKLAGLVNLQRVFLRNAGIHSIHADSFKDMRILIEIDLSDNHVTVLEPDTFLGNERLRILILSGNPLGTLRNQQFPVLQHLRNLELQRCSLTEVHGQAFARLTGLEFLKLDTNQLEYLETSVISGLSRLKTLTLDGNRWRCDCRLRDFRTWLIPDVPKKLYSVPQICSGPSRLEGRRWEEVKPTEFACEPKVFVLASSIQEETNGNLSLACRASGDPEPEVWWQLNGGPVNATKSTDQPYMGTLVVYTTSEAGMPSNDKSASKTVADRWSNLTVYNASDSDAGEYACFARNIAGLARDTVSVAIPRVYTAPTLSQSDNWLLWVSLAGGGAAAACASISAVMLVLCLCGGSRRQSKREKVKLQGSGSFGDQEKKLLDLSVTTTTTPGNSNDRGSGHGSLGEACSTGDLELAERSSICDPMAAAAVTVERLRPADSSVNAIRTVPCAAAASPGVFPPPPPEFTTGVLPAGIFGNIFISVSLPQDASSERCYPDLLDIPVHAVSGATTAVSTGSKTALSSAAINVSSFATLPRRALRSTEAAAGSPYDNMGPRITANGSSAFSLTDMDLQLSPPPPPRIIQPPHEFVSL, from the coding sequence ATGTTAGTGACAAGGCCTCACCCTCTAGGAGGGCGCATACTACTCGCCCTCTTCCTTTTAACGGGGTGTTTCGCCTTGCTGTCACGGGCAGCCGCCTTCCCGGACTGGACAGATTGTCCCGCGGTATGCCGATGCAAGTGGACCTCCGGCAAAAAGTCCGCTCTATGCCCGGACGCCGGCTTAACGTCGCTGCCGGCGTCTCTTGACCCGGACATGCAGGTGCTCGACCTGTCCGGAAACAAGATACCTGCTCTGCAGGCGGAGATATTCAAATTGGCGGGCCTGGTGAATTTGCAGCGGGTTTTTCTGCGTAACGCCGGCATTCACAGTATTCACGCCGATTCTTTCAAAGACATGAGGATACTCATCGAGATCGATCTGTCGGACAATCACGTGACGGTCTTGGAGCCGGATACATTCCTTGGAAACGAGCGCCTGCGCATTTTGATACTAAGCGGGAATCCTCTCGGTACTCTGCGTAATCAACAGTTTCCTGTGTTGCAGCATCTGCGAAATTTGGAACTGCAGCGGTGCTCTTTGACCGAGGTACACGGACAGGCTTTCGCCCGCTTGACCGGCTTAGAATTCTTAAAGCTAGACACTAACCAACTGGAGTATCTAGAAACCTCAGTGATATCCGGGTTATCTCGATTGAAAACCTTAACTCTGGACGGCAACCGATGGAGATGCGACTGCAGACTGCGAGATTTCCGAACTTGGCTTATCCCCGACGTGCCCAAAAAGTTGTATTCCGTACCGCAAATCTGTTCGGGTCCATCAAGATTGGAAGGCCGCAGATGGGAGGAAGTGAAACCTACGGAGTTCGCCTGCGAGCCAAAAGTGTTCGTTCTGGCGAGCAGTATACAGGAAGAGACCAACGGTAATCTCAGTCTGGCGTGTCGGGCAAGCGGTGATCCCGAGCCTGAAGTTTGGTGGCAACTGAACGGCGGTCCGGTCAATGCCACCAAGTCAACCGATCAACCTTATATGGGGACTCTCGTTGTTTACACAACGTCAGAGGCCGGCATGCCTTCCAATGACAAGTCTGCGTCCAAGACAGTCGCGGATCGATGGAGCAATTTGACCGTTTACAACGCCAGTGACAGCGACGCCGGCGAATACGCCTGTTTCGCGAGGAATATCGCTGGTCTCGCGCGAGACACGGTCAGCGTAGCGATACCCCGCGTCTACACGGCCCCGACTCTCTCTCAGAGCGACAACTGGTTGCTCTGGGTAAGTTTAGCTGGAGGCGGTGCAGCCGCCGCGTGTGCCTCCATCTCAGCCGTAATGCTGGTTCTCTGTTTATGCGGCGGAAGCCGACGGCAAAGTAAACGCGAGAAAGTGAAGCTGCAGGGCAGCGGCAGTTTCGGCGATCAGGAGAAGAAGCTGCTGGATCTGTCCGTGACCACTACCACGACGCCCGGCAATAGCAACGACCGCGGCAGCGGTCACGGCAGCCTCGGCGAGGCGTGTAGCACCGGTGATCTCGAACTGGCGGAACGCAGTTCCATTTGCGATCCTATGGCCGCGGCCGCAGTCACCGTCGAGCGGCTGCGACCCGCGGACAGCTCGGTGAACGCCATCCGTACGGTTCCGTGCGCCGCCGCGGCCAGCCCTGGAGTATTTCCGCCCCCGCCGCCGGAATTTACCACCGGTGTACTGCCGGCCGGGATCTTCGGCAATATCTTCATCTCCGTGTCATTGCCGCAGGACGCGTCGTCGGAGCGCTGCTACCCGGACCTCCTCGACATACCCGTCCACGCGGTTAGCGGCGCTACGACCGCGGTATCAACCGGCAGCAAGACTGCCCTGTCGTCAGCAGCAATCAACGTTTCTAGCTTCGCCACGCTGCCGCGCCGGGCCTTACGCTCCACCGAGGCCGCCGCCGGCTCGCCTTACGACAATATGGGGCCGCGCATTACGGCGAACGGCAGTTCCGCGTTCTCGCTGACGGATATGGACCTGCAGTtatcgccaccgccaccaccgcggATCATTCAACCGCCACACGAGTTCGTTTCCCTCTAG
- the LOC105197823 gene encoding WD repeat-containing protein 18: protein MHRVTDAKEVILTSDTTGKSWSAAVWDPRNGSMLSMYKNATALGQRSLQLLSDSYILGADVTKPRIHIWPLNNPSPLPNIRLTTPGKVNALTSTPNGSYIIASVAEKLFIWQTCNGRLLANLTKHYQTVNCLVTTKDGSLFASAGEDSLVFVWSLYSVLNDAHCSPVHTFSNHSLPVKDLHFGHGGARTRLYTVSLDRSMNIYELGSGDLLVSLVFDAPLTAIAVNIRDSELFVGCMTGEIFQCNLHEPPRGIEHHVTVNTDNVNEESAVFEAHKSNVTALSVSLDCRTLLSGSTDGAVHLWDIASRQVLRTIEHKAPVTAAFFAPGFDNFRASVLKPRLQVHNLQRTSDDGGKESVIEVVSRGRDPAEILNFESYEDGSSDSRRSDVTSKVEDLQKEIKKLKKINASIYQYGVTHILKRIANGIDKTD, encoded by the coding sequence ATGCATCGAGTAACTGATGCGAAAGAAGTAATTCTGACAAGCGACACTACCGGGAAGAGTTGGAGTGCCGCTGTGTGGGATCCTCGAAATGGTTCTATGTTGTCTATGTACAAGAACGCGACGGCACTCGGACAGCGCAGCCTTCAGCTTCTGAGCGACAGCTACATATTGGGTGCAGACGTCACAAAACCACGAATACACATCTGGCCGCTGAACAACCCGTCACCCTTGCCCAACATCCGACTAACCACTCCAGGCAAGGTCAACGCCTTGACTTCCACACCGAACGGCTCCTATATAATCGCCTCGGTGGCCGAAAAGCTGTTCATCTGGCAAACATGTAATGGCAGACTACTGGCCAATTTGACGAAGCACTATCAGACCGTCAACTGTCTGGTCACTACCAAGGACGGTTCATTATTCGCCAGCGCTGGCGAGGACAGCCTCGTCTTCGTGTGGTCGCTCTACAGCGTGCTGAACGATGCGCATTGCTCCCCAGTTCATACCTTTTCCAACCATAGTTTACCAGTCAAGGATCTACACTTCGGTCACGGTGGCGCCCGTACGAGATTATACACAGTCTCGTTGGATCGAAGCATGAATATTTATGAGCTTGGGAGCGGAGATCTCCTAGTCTCGCTGGTGTTTGACGCGCCGCTCACAGCAATCGCCGTGAACATCCGCGATAGTGAACTCTTCGTAGGTTGCATGACCGGCGAGATATTCCAGTGTAACTTGCATGAACCGCCACGCGGAATCGAGCATCATGTCACAGTGAACACGGACAACGTGAATGAAGAGAGCGCCGTGTTCGAAGCACACAAATCAAATGTAACTGCTCTGTCGGTATCATTGGACTGCCGTACTCTGCTGTCTGGATCTACTGACGGTGCGGTCCATCTCTGGGACATCGCCAGCCGGCAGGTGCTCAGGACCATCGAGCATAAAGCACCAGTTACCGCTGCATTTTTCGCTCCAGGATTCGACAATTTTCGCGCTTCCGTTCTCAAACCGCGCTTACAGGTGCATAATTTGCAGAGAACATCGGACGACGGAGGCAAAGAGAGCGTTATTGAGGTTGTCTCCAGAGGACGAGATCCGGCGGAGATTCTGAACTTTGAATCTTATGAGGATGGTAGCAGCGATTCTCGAAGGTCGGATGTGACGTCGAAGGTGGAGGATCTACAGAAAGAGATTAAGAAGTTGAAGAAAATTAATGCCAGTATATATCAGTATGGCGTTACGCATATTTTAAAGAGGATAGCTAATGGAATTGATAAAACCGACTGA